A stretch of DNA from Bacillus sp. NP157:
GCGATGGTAAGGATGGCCGGCCACCAGCGTGGTGGCACGGTAGAGCTGCTCGGCAAGCACCAGCCGCACCAGCATGTGTGGCAGGGTAAGCGGTCCAAGTGACCAACGCTGGTCAGCGCGGGCCAGCACGTCCGCTGCGTGCCCGTCCGGGCCGCCGATCAGGAAGGCGATGTCACGCCCACCCATGCGCCATTGTTGCAGTTGCAGGGCCAGCTCTTCGCTCGACCAGGTCTTGCCACGGCCATCGAGTGCGACGACGTGGATGTCGCGCGGAAGCGCGGCGAGGATCGCAGCGCCTTCATCGGTGATCGCACGCGCGTCGTCGCGGCCCTTGCCGCGAACGCCGGGTTTGATCTCAAACAGTTCCAGCGGCAGCTCGTGCGAGAGCCGCTTGCGGTATTCGGCGAAGCCTTCGGCTACCCACGCGGGCATCCGCTCGCCGACCGCGACGAGGCGCGCCTTCACGGCGCACTCAGCCGTGGGCGGCGTCGGCGGGCGCGTCGTCGCCCACGGTCCACAGCCGTTCCAGGCCGTAGAACTCGCGGATGCGCGGCAGCATGACGTGGACGATGATGTCGCCCAGGTCGACCAGGACCCACTCGGCCTCGGTCTGGCCTTCCACGCCCAGCGGCATGAAGCCCGCTTCCTTGGCGAACTTCACCACTTCGTCGGCGATCGACTTGACGTGGCGTGCGGACGTGCCGGAGCAGACAAACAGGATGTCAGCGATGGAGGTCTTGCCGCGAACGTCGATTTCGCGGACGTCCTTGGCCTTGAGATCTTCGAGGGCGGCGACCACGCGTTGGCGGAGGTGCTCATTGCTAACGGCGGACTTGGCCTTGCGGGATGCAGTCGAACTCAAGATACGAAAACCTCGTGCGGCGGAATGCCGGTGCAGCGCCAGTATAGCTCCCGCCGCCCCGCCCCGCGTCAACCCACCGAAAACACCCGTGGGACGCGGCCGTACGGGGCCGCCGAGCCCGATGTACCGGCTAAGACCCCCGCCTAAAACCCCAGCGCCCGATAAGGCTCCAACAGGGCAAA
This window harbors:
- the rsfS gene encoding ribosome silencing factor, with translation MSSTASRKAKSAVSNEHLRQRVVAALEDLKAKDVREIDVRGKTSIADILFVCSGTSARHVKSIADEVVKFAKEAGFMPLGVEGQTEAEWVLVDLGDIIVHVMLPRIREFYGLERLWTVGDDAPADAAHG
- the rlmH gene encoding 23S rRNA (pseudouridine(1915)-N(3))-methyltransferase RlmH; its protein translation is MKARLVAVGERMPAWVAEGFAEYRKRLSHELPLELFEIKPGVRGKGRDDARAITDEGAAILAALPRDIHVVALDGRGKTWSSEELALQLQQWRMGGRDIAFLIGGPDGHAADVLARADQRWSLGPLTLPHMLVRLVLAEQLYRATTLVAGHPYHRA